The following are encoded together in the Bradymonas sediminis genome:
- a CDS encoding LemA family protein, producing the protein MWIALAVLIGVMVLCGLFFVSIYNKLVTGRNRFENAFAQIDVQLKRRHDLIPNLVEIAKGYMTHERETFEAVIQARNIAQTAGKQASNNPSDSAAMKGMMGAESSLSGALGRLMVTVEDYPELKADQQMQRLQEELASTENRIAFARQAFNDAVTSYNIKRETFPAVLVAGSLGFRPATLFELEVEEERRAPKVAFG; encoded by the coding sequence ATGTGGATCGCGCTCGCTGTTCTGATTGGTGTGATGGTTCTCTGCGGACTATTTTTTGTCAGCATTTATAATAAGTTGGTGACAGGGCGTAATCGCTTCGAGAATGCTTTCGCGCAGATCGACGTGCAATTGAAGCGGCGCCATGACCTGATCCCGAACCTCGTCGAGATCGCCAAGGGCTATATGACCCACGAGCGCGAGACCTTTGAGGCGGTGATTCAGGCGCGAAATATCGCGCAGACGGCGGGCAAGCAGGCATCCAATAACCCCAGCGACTCGGCTGCGATGAAGGGGATGATGGGCGCCGAGTCCTCGCTCAGCGGCGCGCTTGGCCGACTGATGGTCACGGTTGAGGACTACCCCGAGCTGAAGGCCGACCAGCAAATGCAGCGCCTTCAGGAGGAGTTGGCCTCCACCGAGAACCGCATCGCGTTCGCGCGCCAGGCGTTCAACGACGCGGTCACCTCCTATAATATCAAGCGTGAAACCTTCCCGGCGGTCCTCGTCGCGGGCTCCCTGGGCTTTCGCCCGGCGACGCTCTTCGAACTCGAAGTCGAAGAAGAGCGCCGCGCGCCGAAGGTCGCCTTTGGTTGA
- a CDS encoding transglycosylase SLT domain-containing protein: MPKTLNVEVEAEDAASDLSAEEALDRVLPSAERLLGEETDAVAESASANDEVEAAEIASDIAAEPDENAWRVPKSSKPPIQVRRAVGQIRASALQVAGEIATEESPEKASLASGASEDVGAAREEVSALGHTSGGALPSADDLLSGQGDAASAQDAAPVARAVVEYDAAPEETVEEGRVNRRVLDRFNPFDALGETVDFSIINEFAGKLLRNDSPTLVLSPYIKDPRWLEAMRLLKADECNEAYKLANEVVGTPDADTEPAIRYAVARIEMCTSAHAARGKKTLTELAHADQGVVARLARIRLGLPEGHDGYEEDESEHLYQRIRGAKKVAADGKVADAINDLETLLAQQTSGWYKYQIRSAHVEILEKAKRYDEAAAMMLEIYRDTRSWNIGDQVEARLARLDKLASKKVFDFGERVDRMRELIQRGKFKTAREVSVENAKLRGVSGSEIKGWGLYRQAMQAEQQRKREHAAELYAQAEKLVKDPMVRPRMYFGWAKALRRLDRDPEAIALYERVCSEYPGHTLCDQSLFEAGRLSQYLGLHEQARERFARMLENYPESKMVPKALWGSAFSAYLMEDFAAMEAPLRRLIAEYPQVKDASELTMGLKAQYWLGVALLKGGDLQAAQVALQTTINRGPLTWYGRLAVARMKSAQMKPVVHIPRSQMTQADLQDLTRVRVPDDARLHIAAEYSRLGLYADAISSIRDQASIYPKPQRVHEFLAAVYLANGDASNAHWIMKNHIDQSLITHQNLRDWGVAFPLNYMDLSHQYGTQYEVSPFLVQAIIRQESGFREGVSSYAGAMGLMQLMPGTARYTQRTFLDTSGRLSRAKMVEPETNVRLGTMYIRVQTAFASDRIALALAGYNAGPAPLKDWFERFGDRELDAWVESITYREARGYVRKVFTSYVTYAGLYGDGPLPEVNLTLPEKLRDWGDVPEVENVEPDTPISLLQRTP; encoded by the coding sequence GTGCCGAAGACGCTAAATGTCGAGGTCGAGGCCGAAGACGCGGCGTCAGATCTGTCGGCCGAGGAGGCGTTGGATCGGGTATTGCCATCGGCTGAGCGCTTGCTGGGCGAGGAGACGGATGCGGTCGCGGAGTCGGCGTCGGCAAATGATGAGGTCGAGGCCGCCGAGATCGCCTCAGATATTGCAGCCGAACCCGATGAGAACGCATGGCGGGTGCCGAAGTCGTCGAAGCCCCCGATTCAGGTACGCCGCGCGGTCGGCCAAATTCGCGCGAGCGCCCTGCAGGTCGCCGGCGAAATCGCCACCGAGGAATCACCAGAAAAAGCATCGCTCGCCAGTGGCGCGAGCGAGGATGTGGGGGCGGCTAGGGAAGAGGTCTCGGCGCTCGGGCATACCTCGGGCGGGGCGCTTCCGTCGGCCGATGACCTGCTCTCGGGGCAGGGCGACGCCGCCTCGGCTCAAGACGCCGCACCGGTGGCCAGAGCCGTGGTTGAGTATGACGCCGCGCCGGAAGAGACGGTCGAAGAGGGGCGCGTAAATCGCCGCGTCTTGGACCGTTTTAATCCTTTTGACGCCCTCGGTGAGACGGTCGACTTCTCTATCATCAATGAGTTCGCGGGCAAGCTCCTGCGCAACGATAGCCCGACGCTGGTGTTGTCGCCGTATATTAAGGACCCGCGCTGGCTTGAGGCGATGCGCCTGCTCAAGGCCGATGAGTGCAACGAGGCCTATAAGCTGGCCAACGAAGTCGTAGGCACGCCGGACGCGGACACCGAGCCGGCGATTCGCTACGCGGTGGCGCGCATCGAGATGTGCACCAGCGCGCACGCCGCCCGGGGCAAGAAGACGCTCACCGAGCTTGCGCACGCCGATCAGGGTGTCGTGGCGAGGCTGGCGCGGATTCGCCTGGGCCTGCCGGAGGGGCATGACGGGTACGAAGAGGATGAGAGCGAGCATCTTTACCAGCGCATTCGCGGCGCAAAGAAGGTCGCCGCCGACGGCAAGGTAGCCGACGCGATTAATGACCTTGAGACCCTCCTCGCCCAGCAAACGAGCGGTTGGTACAAATACCAGATCCGCTCGGCCCATGTTGAGATTTTGGAGAAGGCGAAGCGCTACGACGAAGCCGCCGCGATGATGCTCGAGATCTATCGGGACACGCGCTCGTGGAATATCGGTGATCAGGTCGAGGCGCGCCTGGCGCGGCTGGATAAGCTCGCCAGCAAGAAGGTCTTTGATTTTGGCGAGCGGGTGGACCGCATGCGCGAGCTGATCCAGCGCGGGAAATTTAAGACCGCGCGGGAAGTCTCGGTGGAGAACGCGAAGTTGCGCGGCGTCTCCGGCTCCGAGATCAAGGGGTGGGGCCTGTATCGCCAGGCGATGCAGGCGGAGCAGCAGCGAAAGCGCGAGCACGCCGCCGAGCTCTACGCCCAGGCCGAGAAGTTGGTCAAAGACCCGATGGTTCGCCCGCGCATGTATTTTGGGTGGGCCAAGGCGCTGCGTCGTCTGGACCGCGACCCCGAGGCCATCGCGCTCTATGAGCGTGTTTGCTCCGAATACCCGGGCCATACGCTCTGCGATCAGTCGCTTTTTGAGGCCGGTCGCCTGAGCCAATATTTGGGTCTTCATGAGCAGGCCCGCGAGCGATTCGCCCGGATGCTCGAGAATTATCCCGAGAGCAAGATGGTCCCCAAGGCGCTCTGGGGCAGCGCGTTTAGCGCGTATCTGATGGAAGACTTTGCTGCGATGGAGGCGCCGCTGCGGCGTCTGATCGCGGAGTATCCGCAGGTCAAAGACGCCTCCGAGCTCACGATGGGGCTCAAGGCGCAATATTGGCTCGGCGTGGCGCTGCTTAAGGGCGGTGATTTGCAGGCGGCGCAGGTCGCGCTGCAGACGACGATCAATCGTGGCCCGCTGACCTGGTATGGTCGCCTGGCGGTCGCGCGTATGAAGTCGGCGCAGATGAAACCGGTGGTGCATATTCCGCGCTCCCAGATGACCCAAGCCGACCTCCAGGACCTCACGCGTGTGCGCGTTCCCGACGATGCTCGCCTGCATATTGCGGCCGAATATAGCCGTCTGGGCCTGTACGCCGATGCGATCTCCTCGATTCGCGACCAGGCGTCGATCTACCCCAAGCCGCAGCGCGTGCACGAGTTCTTGGCGGCGGTTTATCTGGCCAACGGCGACGCGAGTAACGCCCATTGGATCATGAAAAATCATATCGACCAGTCGCTTATCACGCATCAGAATTTGCGCGATTGGGGCGTGGCTTTTCCGCTCAATTATATGGACCTGTCGCATCAATACGGCACCCAATACGAGGTTTCGCCGTTTTTGGTGCAGGCGATTATTCGCCAGGAGAGTGGTTTTCGCGAGGGTGTCTCAAGCTACGCCGGCGCGATGGGCCTGATGCAATTGATGCCGGGGACGGCGCGCTATACCCAGCGCACCTTCCTGGACACCTCCGGGCGCCTGAGCCGCGCGAAGATGGTCGAGCCCGAGACCAATGTGCGCCTTGGGACGATGTATATCCGGGTGCAGACGGCGTTCGCGTCCGACCGCATCGCCCTGGCCCTGGCCGGGTATAATGCCGGGCCGGCGCCGCTCAAGGATTGGTTTGAGCGCTTCGGCGACCGCGAGCTCGACGCCTGGGTGGAGTCCATCACCTATCGGGAAGCCCGCGGCTACGTGCGCAAGGTGTTTACCAGCTATGTGACCTACGCCGGGCTCTATGGCGATGGGCCGCTGCCGGAGGTGAACCTGACCTTGCCCGAAAAGTTGCGCGATTGGGGTGATGTGCCGGAAGTTGAGAATGTGGAGCCCGATACGCCGATCTCGCTGCTCCAGCGTACGCCATAA
- the argH gene encoding argininosuccinate lyase, whose translation MSDPIWNKGNAKIDARIMRFCAGDDVVLDRQLFAYDIRASQAHVRGLGRIGLLEDAERDALLAALAQLGEAFERGEFALDERYEDCHSAIEAYLIEKLGDAGRKVHTGRSRNDQILVASRLYLRDVLAQIGAYAKEIAGVCLERAERDDVPMPGYTHLQRAVPSSTGMWFAGFAEAFIDNARLARDTAGYIDTNPLGTAAGYGVNLGLDREGVTEDLGFERMQINPIYAQNSRGKFELQALMALGQALLDVRRVAWDLSLFCTAEFDFVELPDRFTTGSSIMPNKRNPDVVELLRASYGVVQGAMAELQAILSLPSGYQRDLQASKGPVLRAMSRGLDALAIMPELLGALRFNEARLAEAIAPAMYATDRAIELAKQGLPFREAYVQVAAEFDLLKDRTPAQSLASRTSPGACADLKLDVLRARLATL comes from the coding sequence ATGAGCGACCCAATCTGGAACAAAGGCAACGCCAAAATCGACGCGCGTATCATGCGTTTTTGCGCCGGCGACGACGTCGTGCTCGACCGCCAGCTATTTGCCTATGATATCCGCGCCTCGCAGGCGCATGTGCGCGGTTTGGGTCGCATTGGCCTGCTCGAAGACGCGGAGCGCGACGCGCTGCTGGCGGCGCTGGCGCAGCTCGGCGAGGCGTTTGAGCGCGGGGAGTTTGCGCTCGATGAGCGCTATGAGGATTGCCACTCGGCGATTGAGGCGTATTTGATCGAGAAGCTCGGGGATGCGGGGCGGAAGGTGCATACCGGGCGAAGCCGCAATGACCAGATTCTGGTGGCGTCGCGGCTTTATCTGCGCGACGTGCTGGCGCAGATCGGCGCGTATGCGAAGGAGATCGCGGGGGTGTGCCTGGAGCGGGCGGAGCGTGATGACGTGCCGATGCCGGGTTATACGCATCTGCAGCGGGCGGTGCCGTCTTCGACCGGGATGTGGTTTGCGGGCTTCGCCGAGGCCTTTATCGACAACGCCCGGCTCGCCCGCGACACGGCGGGTTATATCGACACGAATCCGCTGGGGACGGCGGCCGGGTACGGGGTGAATCTGGGGCTCGACCGCGAGGGTGTGACCGAGGACCTGGGCTTTGAGCGCATGCAGATCAACCCGATCTATGCGCAGAATAGTCGTGGGAAATTCGAGCTTCAAGCGTTGATGGCGCTGGGGCAGGCGTTGCTCGATGTGCGGCGGGTGGCCTGGGATTTGAGTCTTTTTTGCACCGCCGAGTTTGACTTCGTGGAGCTGCCGGACCGGTTTACGACCGGCTCGTCGATCATGCCGAATAAGCGCAACCCGGACGTGGTGGAGTTATTGCGCGCGTCTTATGGCGTGGTGCAGGGGGCGATGGCGGAGCTGCAGGCGATCTTGTCGCTGCCGAGCGGGTATCAGCGTGACCTGCAGGCGTCGAAGGGGCCGGTTTTGCGCGCGATGTCGCGCGGGCTCGACGCCCTGGCGATTATGCCGGAGTTGCTGGGCGCGCTTCGCTTTAATGAGGCGCGTTTGGCCGAGGCGATCGCCCCGGCGATGTACGCGACCGACCGGGCGATCGAGCTCGCGAAGCAAGGGCTTCCGTTTCGCGAAGCCTATGTGCAGGTGGCCGCGGAATTCGATCTTCTCAAGGACCGAACACCCGCGCAGAGCCTCGCCAGTCGGACCTCTCCGGGGGCTTGCGCGGACCTGAAACTCGACGTGTTGCGCGCGCGATTGGCGACGCTTTAA
- the argC gene encoding N-acetyl-gamma-glutamyl-phosphate reductase: protein MSESSQKKTPSKTLGIVGARGFTGAELIGLLANHPGFELQYVSSRELAGTPLSDHIDRFTGDLRFEELSPEDVAQKGADVCVLALPNKISGDFVAAIERTKPDTIIIDISADHRFDRDWTYGMPERFRDTIRGATRIANPGCYATGIQLGLAPVVELAIAPPMAFGVSGYSGAGATPSPKNDLNILRDNLMPYSLTGHIHEAEASHHLGHRVGFSPHVAPYFRGITLTLSVQLARPHSAAQIRERFDAFYAGEALVEICDAIPLVKDNAGKHFLRIGGIEVDAAGERLALVVTLDNLLKGAATQALQNANLACGFDELAGINLDTDTSEKNT, encoded by the coding sequence ATGTCTGAATCGAGCCAAAAGAAGACGCCGAGCAAGACGCTTGGCATCGTCGGCGCGCGCGGTTTCACCGGCGCCGAGCTCATCGGCCTGCTGGCGAATCATCCGGGCTTCGAGCTCCAATACGTCAGCTCCCGCGAGCTCGCCGGAACCCCGCTCAGCGACCATATCGACCGCTTCACGGGCGACCTGCGCTTCGAGGAATTATCGCCCGAGGACGTCGCCCAAAAGGGCGCCGACGTCTGCGTGCTCGCGCTGCCAAATAAGATATCGGGTGACTTCGTCGCGGCCATCGAGCGCACGAAGCCCGACACCATCATCATCGATATCAGCGCCGACCACCGCTTCGACCGCGACTGGACCTACGGGATGCCGGAGCGCTTCCGCGACACCATCCGAGGCGCCACGCGCATCGCCAACCCCGGCTGCTACGCCACCGGCATCCAGCTCGGCCTGGCGCCGGTCGTCGAGCTCGCGATCGCCCCGCCGATGGCGTTTGGCGTCTCCGGATATAGCGGCGCCGGCGCCACGCCTTCGCCCAAGAACGACCTCAATATCCTGCGCGATAACCTCATGCCCTATAGCCTCACCGGGCATATCCACGAGGCCGAAGCCAGCCACCACCTCGGCCACCGCGTCGGCTTTAGCCCACACGTCGCCCCGTATTTCCGCGGCATCACGCTCACCCTCTCGGTGCAGCTCGCCAGGCCCCACTCGGCGGCCCAGATTCGCGAGCGATTCGACGCCTTTTATGCGGGCGAGGCGCTGGTCGAGATCTGCGATGCGATTCCGCTGGTCAAAGACAACGCCGGCAAGCATTTTTTGCGCATCGGCGGCATCGAAGTCGATGCGGCCGGCGAGCGTCTGGCGTTGGTGGTGACGCTGGATAACCTGCTTAAAGGGGCGGCGACCCAGGCGTTGCAGAACGCGAATTTGGCGTGTGGGTTTGATGAGTTGGCGGGGATAAACCTCGATACTGATACTTCCGAGAAAAACACATGA